The Labrus mixtus chromosome 18, fLabMix1.1, whole genome shotgun sequence DNA segment tccgTCCAGGCATCACAGAGTGGGAAACTATCCTTCCCTCATTCTATATTTTTAGTGATGGCTCGGTTTGCTGTACTAACGCTGACGGGCTGGAGCCTGTGTCGCTCCCTCATATACCTCTTCAGGACATATTCTGTGCTCAGTCTGCTCTTCCTTTGCTACCCGTGAGTATCTACAAGAAGGAACACACCATTTCACTTAGTTAGTTCATGTAGTAGTGTAGTATCAGGATGCACTCACAGTAGGcccagttgtcccgtaccgtgcttaagcacgattgcccTTTCTCCTTAATGAATGCAGTCCACGTTGTCTACCCatgcttgtgcatgaactgtacgGTGCCAATGCACAGCTCTTCCAATCTGGCCAGgtccaaggaagtgtaccgtgcttgagcacAGATGAGAGCTCTCACACTAGTCAAAATAACAGGACTTTAGGGGTTAAGTGTGTttaggcacggtacggattgcctagtgtgagtgggCCCTCAGTCTTCTTCCACTGATTTTCTTGGTTACCGTAATGTCATAATCTGTTAATGATTTCATGCTTGcacaaaactgaagaaaaaaaaaaaaaactcctgaagttttcgggttgagctgcatgtgtgaacgcaaacagacacatgaacTCTGAGAGGGCTGATGGGAGATTGCAGCAAGATATTATTGTGAgtgagtgcatatgtgaaaacgtctGTATGATTGCAAGTCCTCAACATTTCCATGACCCTTGCCTGCAAGTCCAGAGTCCTCTTAGGAAGACGATTAGATGCTTCTGTTATGTCAGTTTTACAACATACATTGCTCATGTTTGAcagcctctgttttttttggttagtttttattgaatattttatttgtaatcttTGGAAaacaagctgtgtgtgtaaatagtCTGAAGAATGATAACTTTAGCCATTGAAAtgttgttgcttgttatgtTTGTAGTCATGTCTTTATTTTGCATTGAAATGGGGAGCTTTACTGTAAACACTGATTTGAGACATTGGTTTATAAAACTTTTATAACCTACTGCAAGTAAAAAATGATCTTAAACAGTGAACCCCATATCCTATACATATATGCTTAACTCTTGAGGCAGTGTTGGCCTAGGGACCTGGGTATAAATGAAGTTATTTGTATCTCTTGTTTTCCGCAGTTTTGGTATGTATATTCCATTCTTCCGGCTTAGCTGTGACTTCAGGCGGGTAGGTCCTCTCTCCCCCATAGCCAGCATCGGCTCCAAGGAAGTGGGCAGCATGGGCCGGGGCCGGGACTACTTAACCGTGCTGAAGGAGACGTGGAAGCAGCACACCAGCCAGCTGTACGGCGTCCAGGCCATGCCAACTCACGCCTGCTGCCTCTCCCCGGATCTCATTCGCAAGGAGGTTGAATACCTCAAGATGGACTTTAATtggaggatgaaggaggtgcTAGTCAGCTCCATGCTCAGTGCTTACTATGTGGCCTTTGTTCCTGTGTGGTTCGTCAAGGTAGGAATCTGTCGGATATCCTGATTGAAccatttttttacattcatactTTTCAATGCCTCTCACTGTCCTCACattgttccatttttttcccctcagagtACACAATATGTGGACAAGCGCTGGTCTTGTGAGCTTTTCATCCTGGTGTCAGTCAGTACGTCCGTCATCCTCATGAGGCACCTGTTGCCACCTCGATACTGTGACCTGCTTCACAAAGCTGCAGCTCACCTGGGCTGCTGGCAAAAAGTAGACCCCTCGCTCTGCTCCAACGTTCTTCAGCACATGTACGTAGTAGACACAGTTAGTTTGTGCACTTTTAATTTCAATCAAATTTTGAATCTCACCCCACTCTTCTTCTTTGCACAGATGGACTGAAGAGTACATGTGGCCACAAGGAGTACTAGTCAAACATAACAAGAACGTCTACAAGGCCATGGGTCACTACAATGTTGCAGTTCCGTCAGATGTGTCTCATTATCGCTTTTATGTGAGTAAATGAACtggaactttttaaaaatgtaatacccaaaacaaacacaacgaTGAGGAGATGCTTTCACATTAGAGTTTAACTTGTTAGCCTTATATcatattaatataaaaaaatatttgtatcttATCGATTCTTATTACCTCAACTGATTGAATAATatctgaaaacatatttatagtttgctttaaaaaaaaaaggcatttaaagtaaaaatgcttttaagaCTTAAGGTGCACTATTGAggtttggtagtgaaatttgaaagttggagaagtgaaacaattctatgctatattttctgaactgaaaacacaaactttattcacaccataacttctcatgtagcattttatcttcaaacagtgataCAAGGactacattttcctctgaggacactTTGTGTACTGAGTTATAAACATATACCAGAGAATCTGTACCCTTTtctaactttcacatttctctaccaaaactccatagtgcacctttaaaacaaaataaaaaagtaataaaagatGTAACTTGAGTCTAGGCATTTCAGATTCATTCAAGCAATCAAAACCTATTTCTTGTCAGCTGTAATTTTGCTGTGATTTTCTCcatgataaaatatttttttagtttgtctctctgttgtATCATGAACTGTTTTGTAGAGATTTTCGATTATGGATAGAAAGAGtctgtatttattaaaaaatgagcTACTTAAGCCTCCTTTATCTGTTGACTGACTTAATCTCGTCTCTCCCTCATCTAGTTTTTCTTCAACAAGCCTTTACGAATATTGAACATACTCATCATCCTGGAAGGGGCAATGATATTCTACCAGCTCTACTCGTTGATATGCTCTGAAAAGTGGCATCAGACGATATCGCTGGCCCTGATTCTCTTCAGCAACTATTACGCCTTCTTCAAGCTGCTCAGAGACAGAATAGTCCTTGGAAAGGCATACTCATACTCCAACAGCTCAACGGACCAGAAAGTCAGTTAGACTTAACTTACCATTGGTCGCTTTCACTTtggaacaacacaaacatgcgtAAGAGCTTGGTATTTTTTCTACAAACTGCATTTTGTGTCATGTTTATGTTCTGATCTgccataataaaaaaaaagatatttttgtATTACTGTAAaggtttgatgttgttttttgttgttgttctaaaTAATGACCCTTACTGTTGCCACACAAGGcctctgcatttaaaaatagttaaaatTACAGTAAGTTTATTACAGTGAGTTTTATACCTATGTGGTTATCACttaatacaacattttttaaagtcagatgTTATTACATTTATAGAATTTATCTGAGAGAAAGTATTTTCAAATagtgaaatgtaaacatatttattgaaATAGTTTTCAAAGTAAGTGTTTTCTTTGCAAATAAAAAAGGGCGGATGTTTCAATTCTgtattaaaaattaaatgtaacaattagacattcagctgtttgtgaaaCTTGAGAAGATCATGTCCGTTTTCTATCCTCcacatacataaacatattCTAGAAACGTCTTAGtttccaaacacaaactgaagtaACCTTGCTGACATCAGTCATGTCTCCTTAGAAAGCTTCCTGCAGAACTACGGACAAGAGTGATCCTCATGCTTTTGCTCTTCTTAAAAGTCTACTTTCATCTGtctcagacattttttttattacagatatACAGTACCTTTTCCCCATGGTGAATACTGCTCAAATTGATAGTGGTTgtcatatttaaagatacaaaaaTGAAGAgggttttaaataaaacattcgGTGCCCCTGTGTGGCATGTTTGTAGTACTCTCCGGTCCAGCATGGTAAACCACTTTGGCAAATACATAATTTAAATGACATAAGGGGAAATAATTATCAGGAGTTTATCTTTGTTGAGCAGTAGTACACAGCTTCCTGGTCCTTGAACCTGTCTTACAGACCGCATAGTTAACAGTGACTACTGCACAGAGTGTGTATGTACtggccatagactgtaaataggtACTGGCCCTTTAAGAAGGATAAAGACGACTCCGCATGAGCCGAGCGCATCGATGCCGCGCTTTACATTTGGTCGGTGATTTACTTGAGTGCCACGGGGGAAAAAATCCAATATTAGCCTGGTCGACAAAGATTCATTCGTGTGAAGTCAACACTTAGGTTTTCTACGGAAGCAGGAGATATGTGACGCTGTTTACTCTGTTGCTGGTTTGCTCTCTGGTGCGTAATTGATGCGGTAAGTCTTATTTGTGCCATATGTAGACGATAAATAAGCGCATACGAAATCCTTTACGCCGAATTCAACAGAACTGGAAAGACACTGCCGTCTGTCTAATATCTGTGTTCCTACAATATCAATTTAATCCAAGTAATTACGTATTTAAGCGTATAAAGTTGCTATTGTGTATTACTGTAGTGGCCATCTTTGTATTGTAATTTGAACGGAGGCTGGCGCAATGTTTTGGAGATAACAGTTTTTATTACATTGTATCTATTATATcatccaataataataatgtggcAAAAGCCCAGTGCCGATAAAACAATGACTTTAATACTGTCGATCTGGTTTATTACAATGACAACTTCTATAGCCTGCCAGGTTTGAGGTACTAGTATCACTGAAAAACGGCTTCCTAATATAAAATACCACATAACTGTAGCCTATATACAAATGTAACCCAATACAAAGTCATGTAAAAAGGTAAGATATGAAATCTATCTCAGTGTAGTAGGCTCCATTTTCActgtaaagatgttttttcGGGTCACTCACTGATTGTAAGTAGATCAAGTGTAGACTCCACTATCCTATCTTCTAGAGAAGTCTCAATCATAGTGCAGTATATTGATTTTCTCCTTCATCCATTTATGTGAGAGTAATGTACATTAGGTCCATTTGTCTAATATACAAATAGCTCCTCTAAGGACTCCATGcatgtgttttgtaaaagattgaaacaaagactacagctgtGTCCATTTAtggaaaaatgtaataatttcaaggagttctttttttttttatttgtttggaaaATGGCCTCTAAAGTGTGCCCCTCTTTCGTTAATCATCTGTCTTTCCACTCTGAGGTAGACATAAAAAATATCTTTAGGCTGATGTTTCACTCCTGCTTTTACACCAGCGAAGCAtcaaggggagaaaaaaaaacccctttGTTTTCTTCCATTAAAAAACGTTATCTAAGTGTAAGCCCTTTTGTAGGCAGAATAGTGTTGTGCTCTTCCTCACTGTAACTTTCCATTAAAAATCACAGTTGATTTAGGGGTTTTCTTTGACATATATATGGGGGCAAGGCTGTTTAAGTTAATAAAAGCAATACTGAATACTGTTTTTATTGCAGAGTGTGCAACATCCTGCGCTGCAGCACTCATTTTGCCAGAGTCAGGATCCTTCACAGAACCTATTCAGCGAAGGCTCCTTTTGCTAGAGCTGCAGGTTTTGAACTTCCTACCTTTGTTGTTGCAGGACATCCTGAACACTACACATGCAGTGCCCGCCTCATCTTATCCCCGAGAGCTCCACTTAAATGAGAAATAATGGAAGACAAACGCAAAAAGCGGAGCCCTAAGGTGTCGCTAccccagccccctcctccacccatcAACCCCCGCAAACTCACCGTCCTGCCTGCAAGCAAAAGTGCCACCTTCTCGCTTGGCTTGCCGCAGCCCCCCTCCCCTAAGAACAGAGGCAAATACAAGAGATCCATCGGAGCACCTGGGCAGCCCAAAGAGGTGTTCGCCACCGTTGTAGCTCCACCAAAGATCACAAGGTTTGTGTCTTAATGTAacaccaaaagaaaataaaacaccttagagggtttttttttgtcctatcAGTTCTTATTtataaacagaaaatgtcttAAATCAGATCATATTTGATTGAACCTGGTTTGGTTGTTATGCTTTATAACAGTAAAATAGGGTTCAGTTAAAAAGTCATTCTTAGATGAGTCATGATGCGTGTCaccttaaaatgtaaacaacgaTAGATACATTAAATGCTGACTTAAAAGAGTCAAAACTACAGAATGTGTGTAATTGTGTTgttatctttctgtttttcttcaggcCCCCCAAGGAGAAACCCAGGGCCCCCCAGCCAGCAGGACCCAGTAAAGTGGTCCAGTCTTCCCCCCTGCAGCACTCCTTCCTCACAGATGTGTCCGAcgtgagagagatggagggaggccTGCTCAACCTCCTCAACGACTTCCACTCAGGCAAACTGCAGGCTTTTGGTAAGATAACCTCGATTAGAAAGGCCACCAGGGGAATATTCTGTTACAGGTCAAGAGTAAAGCCAGTTGAAAAGTGGCTTTGTGAGACCAATCAGGCTGAAATCAAATAGCTCTGCAGCTATTTTTGtacctgttgccatggaaataCTTGTGACTTTGCTGTAGTCTCCCTGCAACCAAAATAGATGGTACAGAGTTGAGAGAAGTTACGCCTGTTGGGTTGAATTCCTCTGATTCGTAGGTAAGGTGTGCTCCTTTGAGCAGCTGGAGCACGTGCGTGAGATGCAGGAGAAGCTGGCCCGACTGCACTTCAGCCTGGACAGCCATGTGGAGGAGCTGTCAGAGGATCAGAGGAAGTGTGCATCCGACCACAACCTGGAGCACCTGCTCTGTAACGTAAGCTCAAACCACCGCAGCACAAAGCCCTTCTCAAggaagctttttcatttgataaGAAGAGATATATAATCTCATCAAATTTAGCTTTTGCATGCCAAAACTCAACGCTCAATTCCAACAAATAATATGTACATCCTTATCTGGGTCTTGGTAGAAAGGATtgaaacatcaacatgtgaCATTAAATCTTTCCACTGAAACTCTCCTCGAGTTTTGTTGGTTTTGTAGTTCCCTAGTGAAGAGTGAGGCAGAATTCACTGTTGGTTTTTACAAACGTTTAACCTGAGGGCTGAAGAGATGAGTTCTTGCATAACCCAGAAATAATATCACCTTTTTACCAGATAGACATTCTGCTTGAATAAGGAAAATACAATCGTGCATTAGGTTGgttcttatttttctctctttgatatTTTAAAGAGTTGGTGCCTAACCCAGGATCTGGTCATGTCTGCTCGGTGGTTTTCAGAATTACATTTGCAGATTTCAACTAAATGAATTCCAACACAATGACTTGATAGTTCACTCAAATGTCTGTTGATGAAACTGTGTAAAAAGGTTTCCCccactaaaaaaataaattttaaTTAATGAGCCACACTTGTAAAACAGGTTGTAATTATATTGATTAAAATTGAAGTTCATTTATGACAGAAATGTATCAACAAGACatgaaacaagacaaaaatatgatacaaaacaaaacaatgaaatcaaATACATAAAGTTCCCCcagtaaataaagttttaagacCCTCAAACCTAAAACAAGAAAAGTGCATCAAGGGTTCTGTTGTATCCCACTTTTAACTAGAAACAAGTTATTTCCATTAAATATGATGTTTTGTTACTTTATTAGAGTTTGTGGtgatcatttttttccaaaaggtTATGACAtagcactttatttttttttaacaaaggctAGATTCAGATGTATCTACTCAGGTATCTACTCTTATTAGTCTGTATCCAGGTTCAGTGACTTAGCTCATGACATTAAGAATGTCATCTGCAGGTGACCTAATATGACCTCCTTTCACCTTTTAGCTGTGAACCTTCCAGGTCAGCAGATCTggcataaaataaacacaatatactAAAGACTGTCTTTAGGTGAATCATCATGTGACAGTGTCCACATTGTTATATGCTCTGCTCATTTTCTACTATGTTCAAATGTGTAATATCATCCCGTACAAACAGGGATGTGTAGTCCAACAATGCCTTGAAAGTGTTTCTATTGTTAGCATGTTGTGTGGCTCCTGGTTACCCTCGCCCGGGGCTGGTATGCGAGCTGTGGGGAAGTTGTGCTGTAATGTGTGAGGGAGGTGAGAAAAAGCCTTCAGCTCATTAAACTCTCTGCTGCCAGGAATACTCTTTAGCTGCAGCAGAGGTGTGTAATCGCTCCTCCGAGCAGATGTGCTGTGAAGTGACTCTGCTTAGCATGGAATTGAAGGCTTGCTTTTGTAAACAGCGTAGTCTGATGGGGGGATGTTGGTTCAAATATTgatccaacacacacaggctgttaTGCAATATGATCACATTAATAATCGCTCTTGTGTTCTGACAtatcttttttctatttttggctGTTCCTCTTAtccattttccctttttgtttctATAGCTGGAGGAGCTCAGCACCTCAATGTATCCTTTCCAAACTGAATAACTCTTTATCAATGGGAATCACTGCCCAGATGTTGGATTTTATTTAAcccttttcattcaaaagtcCCTCTGCATGAATCCTTAACGTGTTTGCGTTCAGACAAAAGCTCCACTTGGCTGAGAACCAGGACCTGCCGAAAACATCTGGGCCATGACAAAGGGGGATGGATGACCATCTTCTACTCCTGACGTCTAACCAGTCCAGGTCTCCATGGCATTAATCCAGCTGCCTTAGTAACAGAATGGAAATGTCCCCAGGAGGAGgacctgtttttctctctccatttgGTCAGTGAAGCCAAGGGAACAATGCAGTGACTCATGAGCAGCAGAGCATTAAATGATCACTCAACCAAAATCATAAACCTCCCATGTATGGCACAAAAAAATTATCAGAGGGTTTACTGAATAGTTCTGTGAGAACAAATGTCTTGTGCTCAAGTTCTCAGAACATGCTTGGCTCCAAATATTAGTTACATCATTTAGTAACAAGTTGAATCCATGTTACAAAAAGCACATTTCACGACAGCTTAAGAAATAACACTATTTCATTTTatgcctgtttttttcttagtttttttaagttattacTCTCTCTGAGGAACGTTTTATTttatacctgtttttttttttgtttttttacatacattCAGAAAGTATAAGTGTCTTTTAAGGAAGTCAAACTGTAGCTATACTTAACTCGCAGCATATTAGGCCCTTTTGACAACACCACTGTGTCTGGCCTTGAACTTTAAAGGAGTTTCAGTTTTGCTATTACGACAACACTCCctcattgttttttatatatttgcttttaaaatgtaatactgGGAcacagactggatttatgaaaGGCTGTATGAACCTTTATATTCACTGGATTTTAAAGGGACTATGTGGAGAGCTGTTGTACAAAATGTACCTTTGAATAACTTATAAATTAATTgtttaatgttttgaaaatgtgcaGTAAAGCTACTGTATTTGTTAGACCGGTGGTTTaaattgactgttttttttttttttttttttttaaatcgggATTTCTTTAAGGCTTTGTTTTAGTATACGAGGGCTCATCAGCATTGTCACTGCAAGCACAAGCTAGTCCACCCTGCTGCTGAGATGCTTTAAAATTGTACTGTGACATGAAGAACACAGGGAGTCTGTTCAGTCGGACACAAGACAAATACATTCACTGTGTCCCATCTCACTGTGTTGAGACAGCACACAGAGTAATGCAGCTGGCGTAGATCTCTGTACAGTAACGTTTCTAAATGGCAGCTACTTTCATTGTTTAGTCATTTCAAAATTTGTCAGCGATGCATCTTGGGTG contains these protein-coding regions:
- the tmem39b gene encoding transmembrane protein 39B, whose product is MAGGRRGANRTTYCRPPLSGEPGSVSNGNHSTSSPVTGVRSRTRNGSGTCMSSPPLAAQTVVPLKHCKIPELSVDRNVLFELHLFFCHLIALFVHYVNIYKTVWWYPPSHPPSHTSLNFHLIDYNMLVFTVIILARRLIAAIVKEASQSGKLSFPHSIFLVMARFAVLTLTGWSLCRSLIYLFRTYSVLSLLFLCYPFGMYIPFFRLSCDFRRVGPLSPIASIGSKEVGSMGRGRDYLTVLKETWKQHTSQLYGVQAMPTHACCLSPDLIRKEVEYLKMDFNWRMKEVLVSSMLSAYYVAFVPVWFVKSTQYVDKRWSCELFILVSVSTSVILMRHLLPPRYCDLLHKAAAHLGCWQKVDPSLCSNVLQHIWTEEYMWPQGVLVKHNKNVYKAMGHYNVAVPSDVSHYRFYFFFNKPLRILNILIILEGAMIFYQLYSLICSEKWHQTISLALILFSNYYAFFKLLRDRIVLGKAYSYSNSSTDQKVS
- the ccdc28b gene encoding coiled-coil domain-containing protein 28B: MEDKRKKRSPKVSLPQPPPPPINPRKLTVLPASKSATFSLGLPQPPSPKNRGKYKRSIGAPGQPKEVFATVVAPPKITRPPKEKPRAPQPAGPSKVVQSSPLQHSFLTDVSDVREMEGGLLNLLNDFHSGKLQAFGKVCSFEQLEHVREMQEKLARLHFSLDSHVEELSEDQRKCASDHNLEHLLCNLEELSTSIQKLHLAENQDLPKTSGP